In Pelmatolapia mariae isolate MD_Pm_ZW linkage group LG8, Pm_UMD_F_2, whole genome shotgun sequence, one genomic interval encodes:
- the crygmxl2 gene encoding crystallin, gamma MX, like 2: MGKIVFYEGRNFQGRHWECSSDCMDTFRHFNYCNSIRVSGGHCVLYEKPYYMGYQYILGAGEYPDYHWWMGFNNCIRSCQMFPPYRGSYRMRIYNRPDMMGHSMEFMDDCPNVYERFRYRDIFSCNIMEGYWIFYEHPNYRGRQYFLRPGEYRACGDWGCHNPMVGSFRRMRTLM, translated from the exons ATCGTCTTCTACGAGGGCCGCAACTTCCAGGGCCGCCACTGGGAGTGCAGCAGTGACTGCATGGACACCTTCAGGCACTTCAACTACTGCAACTCCATCCGTGTCAGCGGCGGCCACTGCGTGCTCTACGAGAAACCTTACTACATGGGATACCAGTACATCCTCGGCGCTGGCGAGTACCCTGACTACCACTGGTGGATGGGCTTCAACAACTGCATCCGGTCCTGCCAGATGTTCCCTCCT TATAGGGGATCCTACAGGATGAGGATCTACAACAGGCCAGACATGATGGGACACTCAATGGAGTTTATGGATGACTGCCCCAACGTGTATGAGCGCTTCCGCTACCGTGACATTTTCTCCTGCAACATCATGGAGGGTTACTGGATCTTCTACGAGCACCCCAACTACAGGGGACGCCAGTATTTCCTTCGCCCTGGAGAGTACAGGGCCTGTGGCGACTGGGGCTGCCACAATCCCATGGTGGGCTCATTCAGGAGAATGAGGACTCTCATGTAA
- the crygmx gene encoding crystallin, gamma MX encodes MLKVQGNIIFYEDRNFQGRHYECSSDCPEMQNYFSRCNSIRVESGCWVAYEKPNYGGYQYMLHKGEYPDYQRWAGFNDCIRSCRMVPPYNGNYRMKIFERSDFGGQNMELMEDCPDLHERFHTRDISSVNVMEGYWMLHEHPNYRGRQYFLRPGEYRRHSEWGSTSPTFGSLRRVTELN; translated from the exons ATGCTAAAAGTACAGGGAAAT ATTATCTTCTATGAAGACAGGAACTTCCAGGGTCGTCACTACGAGTGCAGTAGTGACTGCCCCGAGATGCAAAACTACTTCAGCCGCTGTAACTCAATAAGAGTTGAGAGCGGTTGCTGGGTGGCCTACGAAAAGCCAAATTATGGCGGCTACCAGTACATGCTGCACAAGGGAGAGTACCCCGACTACCAGCGCTGGGCAGGCTTCAATGACTGTATCCGCTCCTGTCGTATGGTGCCTCCT TATAATGGGAACTACAGGATGAAGATCTTCGAGCGATCTGATTTTGGCGGTCAAAACATGGAGCTAATGGAAGACTGCCCAGACCTGCACGAGCGTTTCCACACCCGTGATATCTCCTCCGTCAATGTCATGGAGGGCTACTGGATGCTGCACGAACACCCCAACTATAGGGGACGCCAGTACTTCTTGCGTCCTGGAGAATACAGGAGGCATAGCGAGTGGGGAAGCACCAGTCCCACCTTTGGCTCTCTGAGACGTGTCACTGAGCTCAACTGA
- the aldh18a1 gene encoding delta-1-pyrroline-5-carboxylate synthase isoform X2 — translation MTMMLLRLTLCSKIPLDSPRHLSQLLSRKLTQGGQGRAHSSSFAHRSELRQAKRIVVKLGSAVVTRGDECGLALGRLASIVEQVAMLQNQGREMMIVTSGAVAFGKQRLRHEILLSQSVRQALHSGHSQLNDMSLPVLEARACAAAGQSGLMALYEAMFTQYSTCTAQVLVTNLDFHDDQKRQNLNSTLRELLHMNIVPIINTNDAVVPPPEPNSDLQGVISIKDNDSLAARLAVEMKADLLIALSDVEGLYNSPPGTDDAKLIDIFYPGDQQSITYGTKSRVGIGGMEAKVKAALWALHGGTSVVIANGTNPKVTGHVITDIVEGKKVGTFFSEFKPAGPSVEEQTEMARRSGRTLASLHPVQRSEIICHLADLLTERKEEILAANKMDMDLAVSAGHLPPAMLKRLSLSPAKLNSLAVGLRQIAMAAQDSVGRVLRRTRVAHNLELEQITVPIGLLLVIFEARPDCLPQVSTLAIASGNALLLKGGKEAANTNHVLHQLTQEALSMHGVKEAVQMVSTREEVEDLCRLDKMIDLIVPRGSSQLVRDIQRAAKGIPVLGHSEGICHVYVDSEASIDKVIKIVRDSKCDYPAACNAMETLLIHRDILRTPMFDQIIDMLRTERVKIHAGPRFASYLTFSPSEAKSMRTEYGELECCMEVVDSMQEAVEHIHKYGSSHTDVIITENEDTAEKFLQQLDSACVFWNASSRFADGYRFGLGAEVGISTARIHARGPVGLEGLLTTKWVLRGDGHTVADFSEHGTMKYLHENLPAGQPLAGQRDSN, via the exons ATGACCATGATGCTGCTGAGGCTCACCCTGTGTTCAAAGATCCCCTTAGATTCACCAAGACACTTAagccagctgctctccagaaAACTGACACAAG GTGGCCAAGGCAGAGCCCATAGCAGCTCCTTCGCACACCGCAGTGAGCTGCGCCAGGCCAAGAGGATCGTAGTTAAGCTCGGCAGTGCCGTCGTTACACGTGGAGATGAGTGTGGCTTGGCTCTTGGGAGGCTGGCCTCGATTGTGGAGCAG GTGGCTATGTTGCAGAATCAAGGCAGGGAGATGATGATTGTCACCAGTGGAGCTGTGGCCTTCGGCAAGCAAAGACTGAGACATGAGATCCTGCTGTCCCAGAGTGTTCGGCAGGCGCTGCACTCTGGACACAGTCAACTCAATGACATG tcttTGCCAGTGCTGGAGGCCCGAGCCTGTGCTGCAGCTGGACAGAGCGGCTTGATGGCCCTGTATGAAGCCATGTTCACCCAGTACAGCACTTGTACAGCACAG GTCCTGGTGACAAATCTGGATTTCCACGATGACCAAAAGAGGCAGAACCTGAACAGCACACTGCGGGAGCTGCTGCACATGAACATCGTGCCAATCATCAACACCAATGATGCTGTGGTGCCCCCTCCGGAGCCCAACAGCGACCTGCAGGGG gtgatcAGCATTAAGGACAACGACAGCCTGGCAGCACGGCTAGCTGTAGAGATGAAGGCTGACCTGCTCATCGCACTCTCTGATGTGGAGG GACTATACAACAGCCCCCCTGGAACAGATGATGCCAAGCTCATTGACATCTTCTACCCTGGAGACCAGCAGTCCATCACCTATGGTACAAAGTCTAGAGTTGGGATCGGAGGCATGGAGGCCAAG GTCAAAGCTGCCCTTTGGGCCTTGCACGGTGGCACCTCAGTGGTTATTGCAAATGGCACCAACCCCAAAGTAACAGGCCATGTCATCACTGACATTGTGGAGGGCAAGAAAGTAGGAACCTTCTTCTCTGAATTTAAACCTGCCG GCCCATCTGTGGAGGAACAGACAGAAATGGCGCGCCGTTCTGGAAGAACCCTTGCATCTCTGCATCCAGTCCAG AGGAGTGAGATCATCTGCCATCTAGCAGATCTGCTGACTGAAAGGAAGGAAGAGATTCTGGCTGCAAACAAGATGGATATGGACCTGGCTGTCAGTGCAG GCCATTTGCCTCCAGCCATGCTGAAGCGTCTCAGCCTGTCACCGGCCAAACTTAACAGCTTGGCAGTAGGTCTCCGCCAGATAGCCATGGCCGCCCAGGACAGTGTGGGTCGAGTGCTGCGCAGGACCAGAGTGGCTCATAATTTAGAGCTGGAGCAGATTACTGTACCCATCGGGTTGCTTCTGGTCATATTTGAGGCCCGACCCGACTGCCTGCCACAG GTATCAACACTGGCAATAGCCAGTGGCAATGCCCTCCTGCtgaaaggaggaaaagaggCAGCCAACACCAACCATGTCCTCCACCAGCTCACCCAGGAAGCTCTTTCCATGCATGGAGTAAAGGAGGCTGTGCAGATG GTGAGCACCCGTGAGGAAGTGGAGGATCTGTGCCGACTGGATAAGATGATAGACTTGATCGTCCCCCGAGGTTCATCCCAGCTGGTGCGGGACATTCAGCGAGCGGCCAAGGGCATTCCTGTGCTGGGTCACAGCGAGGGAATCTGTCACGTCTATGTGGACTCAGAAGCCAGCATTGACAAAGTCATAAAAATCG TGAGAGACTCCAAGTGTGACTACCCAGCTgcatgtaatgctatggaaactctgctgattcaccggGACATCCTCAGGACCCCTATGTTCGACCAAATTATCGACATGCTCCGCACTGAACGG GTGAAGATTCACGCAGGCCCTCGGTTTGCCTCCTACCTGACATTCAGCCCCTCAGAGGCAAAGTCTATGCGGACAGAGTATGGTGAGCTGGAGTGCTGCATGGAGGTGGTGGACAGCATGCAGGAGGCCGTAGAGCACATACATAAGTATGGCAGCTCCCACACAGATGTTATAATCACGGAAAATG AGGACACAGCAGAGAAGTTTCTTCAGCAGCTGGACAGCGCCTGTGTTTTCTGGAACGCTAGTTCACGTTTTGCAGATGGCTACCGCTTTGGACTGG GAGCAGAGGTAGGTATCAGCACGGCTCGTATACATGCCCGAGGCCCTGTAGGCCTGGAGGGCCTGCTCACAACCAAGTGGGTCCTGAGAGGTGATGGACACACAGTAGCCGACTTCTCGGAGCATGGCACCATGAAGTACCTGCATGAAAACCTGCCTGCTGGGCAGCCTTTAGCTGGACAGAGAGACAGCAACTAG
- the aldh18a1 gene encoding delta-1-pyrroline-5-carboxylate synthase isoform X1, with the protein MTMMLLRLTLCSKIPLDSPRHLSQLLSRKLTQGGQGRAHSSSFAHRSELRQAKRIVVKLGSAVVTRGDECGLALGRLASIVEQVAMLQNQGREMMIVTSGAVAFGKQRLRHEILLSQSVRQALHSGHSQLNDMSLPVLEARACAAAGQSGLMALYEAMFTQYSTCTAQVLVTNLDFHDDQKRQNLNSTLRELLHMNIVPIINTNDAVVPPPEPNSDLQGVNVISIKDNDSLAARLAVEMKADLLIALSDVEGLYNSPPGTDDAKLIDIFYPGDQQSITYGTKSRVGIGGMEAKVKAALWALHGGTSVVIANGTNPKVTGHVITDIVEGKKVGTFFSEFKPAGPSVEEQTEMARRSGRTLASLHPVQRSEIICHLADLLTERKEEILAANKMDMDLAVSAGHLPPAMLKRLSLSPAKLNSLAVGLRQIAMAAQDSVGRVLRRTRVAHNLELEQITVPIGLLLVIFEARPDCLPQVSTLAIASGNALLLKGGKEAANTNHVLHQLTQEALSMHGVKEAVQMVSTREEVEDLCRLDKMIDLIVPRGSSQLVRDIQRAAKGIPVLGHSEGICHVYVDSEASIDKVIKIVRDSKCDYPAACNAMETLLIHRDILRTPMFDQIIDMLRTERVKIHAGPRFASYLTFSPSEAKSMRTEYGELECCMEVVDSMQEAVEHIHKYGSSHTDVIITENEDTAEKFLQQLDSACVFWNASSRFADGYRFGLGAEVGISTARIHARGPVGLEGLLTTKWVLRGDGHTVADFSEHGTMKYLHENLPAGQPLAGQRDSN; encoded by the exons ATGACCATGATGCTGCTGAGGCTCACCCTGTGTTCAAAGATCCCCTTAGATTCACCAAGACACTTAagccagctgctctccagaaAACTGACACAAG GTGGCCAAGGCAGAGCCCATAGCAGCTCCTTCGCACACCGCAGTGAGCTGCGCCAGGCCAAGAGGATCGTAGTTAAGCTCGGCAGTGCCGTCGTTACACGTGGAGATGAGTGTGGCTTGGCTCTTGGGAGGCTGGCCTCGATTGTGGAGCAG GTGGCTATGTTGCAGAATCAAGGCAGGGAGATGATGATTGTCACCAGTGGAGCTGTGGCCTTCGGCAAGCAAAGACTGAGACATGAGATCCTGCTGTCCCAGAGTGTTCGGCAGGCGCTGCACTCTGGACACAGTCAACTCAATGACATG tcttTGCCAGTGCTGGAGGCCCGAGCCTGTGCTGCAGCTGGACAGAGCGGCTTGATGGCCCTGTATGAAGCCATGTTCACCCAGTACAGCACTTGTACAGCACAG GTCCTGGTGACAAATCTGGATTTCCACGATGACCAAAAGAGGCAGAACCTGAACAGCACACTGCGGGAGCTGCTGCACATGAACATCGTGCCAATCATCAACACCAATGATGCTGTGGTGCCCCCTCCGGAGCCCAACAGCGACCTGCAGGGGGTAAAT gtgatcAGCATTAAGGACAACGACAGCCTGGCAGCACGGCTAGCTGTAGAGATGAAGGCTGACCTGCTCATCGCACTCTCTGATGTGGAGG GACTATACAACAGCCCCCCTGGAACAGATGATGCCAAGCTCATTGACATCTTCTACCCTGGAGACCAGCAGTCCATCACCTATGGTACAAAGTCTAGAGTTGGGATCGGAGGCATGGAGGCCAAG GTCAAAGCTGCCCTTTGGGCCTTGCACGGTGGCACCTCAGTGGTTATTGCAAATGGCACCAACCCCAAAGTAACAGGCCATGTCATCACTGACATTGTGGAGGGCAAGAAAGTAGGAACCTTCTTCTCTGAATTTAAACCTGCCG GCCCATCTGTGGAGGAACAGACAGAAATGGCGCGCCGTTCTGGAAGAACCCTTGCATCTCTGCATCCAGTCCAG AGGAGTGAGATCATCTGCCATCTAGCAGATCTGCTGACTGAAAGGAAGGAAGAGATTCTGGCTGCAAACAAGATGGATATGGACCTGGCTGTCAGTGCAG GCCATTTGCCTCCAGCCATGCTGAAGCGTCTCAGCCTGTCACCGGCCAAACTTAACAGCTTGGCAGTAGGTCTCCGCCAGATAGCCATGGCCGCCCAGGACAGTGTGGGTCGAGTGCTGCGCAGGACCAGAGTGGCTCATAATTTAGAGCTGGAGCAGATTACTGTACCCATCGGGTTGCTTCTGGTCATATTTGAGGCCCGACCCGACTGCCTGCCACAG GTATCAACACTGGCAATAGCCAGTGGCAATGCCCTCCTGCtgaaaggaggaaaagaggCAGCCAACACCAACCATGTCCTCCACCAGCTCACCCAGGAAGCTCTTTCCATGCATGGAGTAAAGGAGGCTGTGCAGATG GTGAGCACCCGTGAGGAAGTGGAGGATCTGTGCCGACTGGATAAGATGATAGACTTGATCGTCCCCCGAGGTTCATCCCAGCTGGTGCGGGACATTCAGCGAGCGGCCAAGGGCATTCCTGTGCTGGGTCACAGCGAGGGAATCTGTCACGTCTATGTGGACTCAGAAGCCAGCATTGACAAAGTCATAAAAATCG TGAGAGACTCCAAGTGTGACTACCCAGCTgcatgtaatgctatggaaactctgctgattcaccggGACATCCTCAGGACCCCTATGTTCGACCAAATTATCGACATGCTCCGCACTGAACGG GTGAAGATTCACGCAGGCCCTCGGTTTGCCTCCTACCTGACATTCAGCCCCTCAGAGGCAAAGTCTATGCGGACAGAGTATGGTGAGCTGGAGTGCTGCATGGAGGTGGTGGACAGCATGCAGGAGGCCGTAGAGCACATACATAAGTATGGCAGCTCCCACACAGATGTTATAATCACGGAAAATG AGGACACAGCAGAGAAGTTTCTTCAGCAGCTGGACAGCGCCTGTGTTTTCTGGAACGCTAGTTCACGTTTTGCAGATGGCTACCGCTTTGGACTGG GAGCAGAGGTAGGTATCAGCACGGCTCGTATACATGCCCGAGGCCCTGTAGGCCTGGAGGGCCTGCTCACAACCAAGTGGGTCCTGAGAGGTGATGGACACACAGTAGCCGACTTCTCGGAGCATGGCACCATGAAGTACCTGCATGAAAACCTGCCTGCTGGGCAGCCTTTAGCTGGACAGAGAGACAGCAACTAG
- the LOC134633343 gene encoding phenylethanolamine N-methyltransferase-like encodes MMEEKGRENGVAAMKACYRRFDPAAYLQYNYTPPRADFTRKDSIVPWKLACLHRAFTEGDMSGELLVDIGSGPTLYQVMSGCEVFSKLLLTDFLEVNRQELRRWLQDEGQCSLDWTPYLQHVCELEGRRPSAWTEKAAKLRQVVADILPIDVHCSQPLAPDALPSAGADCLVSCFCLESVSPDLAAFTRALGHIGKLLRPGGHLMLIGALGESYYFAGPGVRIPVVPLNEAQVCTSLKESGYTLIRLEVYTLTQDMRVGVDDVTGVFFVKAKKD; translated from the exons ATGATGGAAGAAAAAGGAAGAGAGAATGGAGTGGCAGCCATGAAAGCCTGCTACCGGAGATTTGATCCTGCCGCGTATCTACAGTACAACTACACTCCACCACGGGCTGACTTCACAAGAAAAGACAGCATTGTGCCGTGGAAACTGGCATGCCTGCACAGAGCTTTTACTGAAG GTGATATGAGTGGTGAGCTCCTCGTGGACATAGGTTCAGGTCCCACCCTGTACCAGGTGATGAGCGGCTGTGAGGTTTTCAGTAAACTGCTCCTGACAGACTTCCTGGAGGTGAACCGGCAGGAGCTGAGGCGCTGGCTGCAGGATGAGGGACAATGCAGTCTTGACTGGACACCATACCTACAGCACGTCTGCGAACTGGAGGGACGAAG GCCCTCAGCGTGGACTGAGAAAGCTGCAAAGCTACGTCAGGTCGTCGCAGACATCCTCCCCATTGACGTGCACTGCTCTCAGCCCCTGGCTCCTGACGCCCTTCCTTCGGCAGGGGCCGACTGTCTGGTGTCCTGCTTCTGCCTGGAGAGTGTCAGCCCTGACCTCGCTGCCTTCACCAGGGCCCTTGGCCACATCGGGAAGCTCCTGCGCCCTGGTGGGCACCTCATGCTCATCGGAGCCCTCGGGGAGAGTTATTATTTTGCGGGGCCTGGGGTGAGGATCCCAGTGGTCCCGCTGAATGAGGCCCAGGTCTGTACTAGTTTGAAGGAGAGTGGATACACTCTGATCCGACTGGAGGTTTACACACTGACTCAGGATATGAGGGTGGGGGTTGATGATGTGACTGGAGTGTTTTTTGTAAAGGCAAAGAAGGATTAA
- the LOC134633125 gene encoding protein phosphatase 1 regulatory subunit 1B-like isoform X2 — MDREADADARRKIQFSVPSSVPTQLDPRQVEMIRRRRPTPATLFRLTDPPSPEEDSSPHQWVLGENGALKAKLVHMSTYQPPSLKAVQKMAQAHLSSLDMKSVDTESSSGEEEEQHDEERQQKASEESKAQRDQRGLLDSLTEGHRHKDKEDAKEREEGNAE, encoded by the exons ATGGACCGAGAGGCAGACGCGGATGCGAGGAGGAAGATCCAATTTTCCGTGCCTTCCTCCGTGCCCACCCAGCTGGACCCGCGACAGGTGGAGATG aTTCGTCGTCGGAGGCCGACACCTGCCACGCTGTTCAGATTGACGGACCCACCATCACCAGAAGAAGACAGCAGCCCACATCAG TGGGTTCTTGGGGAAAATGGAGCTTTGAAAGCCAAACTGGTTCACATGTCAACCTACCAGCCACCATCTCTTAAAG CTGTCCAGAAGATGGCACAGGCCCATTTGTCCTCACTTGACATGAAGTCTGTAGACACAGAGTCCTCttcaggagaagaagaggagcaaCATGATGAGGAAAGGCAGCAGAAAGCCTCAG AAGAAAGCAAGGCACAGAGGGATCAGCGTGGTCTCCTGGACAGTCTGACAGAAGGTCATCgccacaaagacaaagaggatgccaaagaaagagaggaaggaaatgCAGAATGA
- the LOC134633125 gene encoding protein phosphatase 1 regulatory subunit 1B-like isoform X1: MDREADADARRKIQFSVPSSVPTQLDPRQVEMIRRRRPTPATLFRLTDPPSPEEDSSPHQQWVLGENGALKAKLVHMSTYQPPSLKAVQKMAQAHLSSLDMKSVDTESSSGEEEEQHDEERQQKASEESKAQRDQRGLLDSLTEGHRHKDKEDAKEREEGNAE, from the exons ATGGACCGAGAGGCAGACGCGGATGCGAGGAGGAAGATCCAATTTTCCGTGCCTTCCTCCGTGCCCACCCAGCTGGACCCGCGACAGGTGGAGATG aTTCGTCGTCGGAGGCCGACACCTGCCACGCTGTTCAGATTGACGGACCCACCATCACCAGAAGAAGACAGCAGCCCACATCAG cagTGGGTTCTTGGGGAAAATGGAGCTTTGAAAGCCAAACTGGTTCACATGTCAACCTACCAGCCACCATCTCTTAAAG CTGTCCAGAAGATGGCACAGGCCCATTTGTCCTCACTTGACATGAAGTCTGTAGACACAGAGTCCTCttcaggagaagaagaggagcaaCATGATGAGGAAAGGCAGCAGAAAGCCTCAG AAGAAAGCAAGGCACAGAGGGATCAGCGTGGTCTCCTGGACAGTCTGACAGAAGGTCATCgccacaaagacaaagaggatgccaaagaaagagaggaaggaaatgCAGAATGA